TTGAACTTTGCCGTGCCTTCGCTATCAAACTGGATGTTGACAGCCCACTCGTTGGTGACAGCACCCTGTGCGCCCTGCTGCAGCTGGAATGACGAAGTGACAATGTTGGTGCCCTTGACCTCAACGGGTCCAAGGATGTACTTGATCGCCGGGCTCTTGTCCGCGGCAGGTTCACACGTAACCAGTGGTTTGGCCGGGTCCGAGCGTTCCTGCTTGTCCTGGGACTGGTTGTCGCAGTCGAGGGCCTCGTACTTCTTGTAGACCGCGGCCGTGATCCAGTTGGAGTCGCTGCTGTTGGCGGGCGCAGCAGTGGGCTTGGGCAGCTTGTCCGCAGGAGTCAGTGACTCCTTGGGAACGGCTGCGCCTGCACCGGCGGCCAGAACAGGGCGGAAATTCATGTCCGCCGACGCCTGGATCAATGCCCGGGTTTCCTTGGACGGAGTACCCGGGAGGCTCACCACAACGTTGCGGCCCGACTGCGTGCTGATTTCAGCTTCCGCAACACCGGAGCCGTCCACACGTTGGCGGATGATTGCCACGGCCTGGTTGAGCTGATCTTCGTTGATGTCCGAACCGCCCTCAACCTTGGGCGCCAGGATCATCTGGGTGCCGCCCTCGAGGTCCAGAGCAAGCTTGGGAGTCCAGCTGGCCTGCCCTGCCATGTTGCCGCCGGCAAGGACAGCGGTCAGGACGGCGATGATTACGCCAAGCCAGACCAGCACCCTGAGGGCTGAGTTTTTGGGGCCAGTTCGTGCCATTGTGGATCTTTCTATTATTTACGGAGGAGCCACCGGCATGAGCTGTGTCGCTCACACCGGCGGCTGCCCGCATCCGTAGAGGTTGTTGCTTAGCGGGATGTGGCGCGTCGGCGCGGACTAGATGTCCTTTTTGCCTTCATCGTTGAGACGCTTAAGCGTTTCGTCCGGGGTCTCGCTGACGGCGGCGGTGTTTTCGCCGTCTTCGGCTGTGAGCGACGAGGCGTCGTCCGGGACGGCCGAAGTCTCAGCCACAGGCTCCACAATTTTGGTGACAGCCTGGCGGTGAACGGTGGCAACGTTTCCGGGGGAAAGTTCCAGAACAACCTTGTTGTTCTCATCATCGATGGAGAGGATCCGGCCGAAAAGCCCAAAGCTGGTCATGACCTCAACGCCGGGTTCGAACTGCGACTGCAGAGTGGCCTGCTGCTGTTTGGTCTTTTTGTTGCGGCGGAACATCATGAAGATAAAGAGACCAAGCATAACGAACAGCAGGATGGTCATGATGTCGATGCCGCCGCCGGCCTGCGGCTGGGCCTGGGCAGAAATATGTCCGAACACAGGGAAGTTCCATTCTGTACTTGCGTAACTGATTGACAACAACGTCCGATTCGCTCCGGGTTGACTGGCAGAAAACTGCCCTTAGTCACCGGCGGCCCGTTGGAGCCACCTGGCGGAACAATGCCCGAACGTGCCGAGCGTCATTCCAGTCTAAAGGGAAAAGCTGACAGCACGGTGCTATTGACCGTTGTGAATCCACTCAGGGACCGTTTCATCAATTGTTTCGCCGGCGTCAAACAGGTCCGGAGGCTCCTGTCCGAAGACTCCGGCGGGAACGGCAAACCCCAGATGTGTCCACGCCGGTGCCATGGCAATCCGGCCGCGGGGCGTTCGGCCCAGCAGCCCCTCCCGGACCAGGAACGGCTCGGCTACGGTTTCCACTGTTTCCGGTTCCTCGCCTACCGCAATTGCCAGAGTGGACAGCCCCACCGGACCGCCGCCGAATTTGGTGATCAAGGCTTCCAGGACGGCACGGTCCAGCCGGTCCAGCCCGCGTTTGTCCACTTCATACATGTCCAGCGCAGCGGACGCAGCCCGGGCATCAATCTGTTCGATGCCGTGGACAAGCGCCCAGTCCCTGACGCGGCGCAGAAGCCGGTTGGCGATTCGGGGCGTTCCCCGGGAGCGCCCCGCGATTTCGCTGAACCCCGCAGAATTCACCTTCAGGTCCAGCAGACCAGCCGATCGCCGCAAAACCAGCTCAAGTTCGGCCACGGAGTAAAACTCCAGATGCCCGGTGAAGCCGAACCGGTCGCGGAGCGGCCCGGGCAGGAGCCCGGCGCGGGTGGTGGCCCCCACGAGGGTGAAGGGAGGCAGCTCCAGCGGAATGGCGGTGGCACCCGCTCCTTTA
This genomic interval from Micrococcaceae bacterium Sec5.7 contains the following:
- the ruvB gene encoding Holliday junction branch migration DNA helicase RuvB produces the protein MGEPSMGAGGEEPEERAIEAALRPKNLQDFVGQHRVRKQLSLVLQASRMRGRSADHVLFSGPPGLGKTTLAMIVAAEMNAPLRISSGPAIQHAGDLAAILSSLSEGEVLFLDEIHRMSRPAEEMLYMAMEDFRVDIVVGKGAGATAIPLELPPFTLVGATTRAGLLPGPLRDRFGFTGHLEFYSVAELELVLRRSAGLLDLKVNSAGFSEIAGRSRGTPRIANRLLRRVRDWALVHGIEQIDARAASAALDMYEVDKRGLDRLDRAVLEALITKFGGGPVGLSTLAIAVGEEPETVETVAEPFLVREGLLGRTPRGRIAMAPAWTHLGFAVPAGVFGQEPPDLFDAGETIDETVPEWIHNGQ
- the yajC gene encoding preprotein translocase subunit YajC — its product is MTILLFVMLGLFIFMMFRRNKKTKQQQATLQSQFEPGVEVMTSFGLFGRILSIDDENNKVVLELSPGNVATVHRQAVTKIVEPVAETSAVPDDASSLTAEDGENTAAVSETPDETLKRLNDEGKKDI